Below is a window of Moorella thermoacetica DNA.
GAAATCGACTAATATTCGCAAGGGGAACCTGTCTTTAACTTAACCCTCTACCTGTGAAGTTAAAGACGGGTTTTCACCTCCACAATTTTGTTAGGGAACGGGGTCATAACCACCTGCATCCCACGGGTGACAGTGAAGTAATCTCCTGGTAGCCAGCAATCCGCCCCTTAGCAGGCCATACTTGGTAATGGCTTCGAGGGCATACTGGGAACAGGTGGGATAAAAGC
It encodes the following:
- the yidD gene encoding membrane protein insertion efficiency factor YidD, which codes for MRSLIDNWVILAIRFYQRYISPLLGRHCRFYPTCSQYALEAITKYGLLRGGLLATRRLLHCHPWDAGGYDPVP